A single window of Planctomycetia bacterium DNA harbors:
- a CDS encoding 3-hydroxyisobutyrate dehydrogenase gives MTASPASAAAATMPAPARPGGTRLGWIGAGVMGRSMAGRLLDAGFSVTVFTRRRETAAGLLSRGATWADSPAAVAASSDVVFTMVGHPADVRGVVLGAAGVLAGLAPGGVLVDHTTSSPELAVEIDAHVRGRGGFALDAPVSGGDRGAREGTLTVMVGGSAAVSGALAACWRAVAGKVVACGGPGAGQRTKLVNQIVIASGMIGICEALVYAVRAGLDPETTLVAISSGAAGSWSLSNLAPRMLAGDFAPGFMVEHFVKDLRLALDECRRLAIDLPGLALAEALYARLLKQGHGRLGTQALVLALAAEARCHWPAAQPPQTA, from the coding sequence GTGACCGCCTCGCCGGCCTCCGCCGCCGCGGCCACGATGCCCGCACCCGCCCGGCCCGGCGGCACGCGGCTGGGCTGGATCGGCGCGGGCGTCATGGGCCGGTCGATGGCCGGCCGGCTGCTCGATGCCGGCTTCTCGGTCACCGTCTTCACGCGCCGCCGGGAGACGGCCGCGGGCCTGCTCTCGCGCGGCGCGACCTGGGCCGATTCGCCGGCGGCGGTCGCCGCCAGCAGCGACGTCGTGTTCACGATGGTCGGGCATCCGGCCGATGTCCGGGGCGTCGTGCTCGGCGCCGCCGGCGTGCTCGCCGGCCTCGCGCCCGGAGGCGTGCTCGTCGATCACACCACCAGTTCACCGGAGCTGGCGGTCGAGATCGACGCGCACGTGCGCGGGCGGGGCGGGTTCGCGCTCGACGCGCCCGTGTCGGGGGGCGACCGGGGCGCCCGCGAGGGAACGCTCACCGTGATGGTCGGCGGCTCCGCCGCCGTCAGCGGGGCCCTCGCCGCCTGCTGGCGGGCCGTGGCGGGCAAGGTCGTCGCCTGCGGTGGCCCCGGTGCCGGGCAGCGGACCAAGCTCGTCAACCAGATCGTCATCGCCTCGGGCATGATCGGCATCTGCGAGGCGCTCGTGTACGCGGTCCGCGCCGGGCTCGACCCGGAGACCACGCTCGTGGCGATCTCGTCGGGGGCCGCGGGAAGCTGGTCGCTGTCGAACCTGGCGCCGCGCATGCTCGCCGGCGACTTCGCGCCGGGCTTCATGGTGGAGCACTTCGTCAAGGACCTGCGGCTGGCGCTCGACGAGTGCCGGCGGCTGGCCATCGACCTGCCAGGACTGGCGCTCGCCGAAGCGCTCTATGCCCGGCTGCTCAAGCAGGGACACGGGCGGCTCGGCACGCAGGCCCTCGTGCTGGCGCTGGCAGCAGAGGCACGCTGTCACTGGCCCGCCGCCCAGCCGCCCCAGACCGCCTGA
- the pyrE gene encoding orotate phosphoribosyltransferase produces the protein MTGASPSASPAIRDLVDMIATRALKRGTFRLASGREASFYLDAKQVVLDARGSMLVGQAILERLRSLGPLPHAVGGMSIGADPITSAVVTMAGVADIPLKGFLVRKEPKDHGTQRYIEGPVEPGQRVVIVEDVVTTAGSSLVAIDRALEFGLVVERVVVVIDRLAGGRAALAARGIPLESLVTIRDLGIEPETT, from the coding sequence ATGACCGGCGCATCCCCATCGGCTTCTCCCGCGATCCGCGACCTCGTCGACATGATCGCCACCCGGGCCCTGAAGCGCGGCACGTTCCGCCTCGCCTCGGGTCGCGAGGCCAGCTTCTACCTCGACGCCAAGCAGGTCGTCCTCGATGCCCGCGGATCGATGCTCGTCGGCCAGGCGATCCTCGAGCGGCTCCGCTCGCTCGGCCCGCTCCCCCATGCCGTCGGCGGAATGTCGATCGGCGCCGATCCGATCACCAGTGCCGTCGTGACGATGGCCGGCGTGGCGGATATTCCCCTCAAGGGGTTCCTCGTCCGCAAAGAGCCCAAGGATCATGGCACGCAGCGGTACATCGAGGGGCCGGTGGAGCCGGGTCAGCGGGTAGTGATCGTCGAGGACGTCGTCACCACGGCCGGCTCGTCGCTCGTGGCCATCGACCGGGCCCTGGAGTTCGGCCTCGTCGTCGAGCGGGTCGTCGTCGTCATCGACCGGCTGGCGGGGGGCCGCGCGGCGCTTGCGGCCCGGGGCATTCCCCTCGAGTCGTTGGTGACGATCCGCGACCTCGGCATCGAACCGGAGACGACCTGA
- a CDS encoding nodulation protein NfeD, whose product MHRSPTAFLRLARLALLLACTVPSWSLPAGAAPPTVVVPVRLPITGSRDEQVEGAIVRRLDALRAQAPDRGVLILRFDPAQDGEAAASDFGRSVELARFLCSERLSGVKTVAYLPASVAGHAVLPVLACEEIVMDPEAVLGPANAAESSIDATTRAAYAHVAGVRRTVPAAAAVALLDPDARVVVVTTQDEGVQVVDVRDLPAVRRRTAVLGEPEPLQPAPLSLSGRRARELGFVRLLARSPTELAQGLELDVRAVQAAPAIDGGWRPVQVAVSGPISASAVAGARSKIERAIAGGANFICLRIDSPGGAPEQSLVLAAWLAGLDPAAVRTVAYVPKEARSDAALVALACDELAIAPAAILGGEGDGVVDERGGEAIAAAWRGAVANRRDRSWSLPVALVVPGLEVRRAERQGSGRVDFFGRAELAARADREAWQLGPPVGTGPIQLSGRRAEELGLAAHVVDDFAALRKAYGLEGQVGLAEPGWADQLLTALASPELAWLLLLVGGAGLYLELKTPGVGLGGFVAMVAFIVYFWSQHLHGTSGWLEVMLFLAGIFCLAVEIFVLPGVGVLGLGGGLLVIASIVLASQSFILPTNDYQIRQMQWSLLGILGAGMGVALIGMALRHVLPATPVLRDVFLAPPLPPPGDDGLLGAMLGAAGATTTRLAPAGKARIGGVVHDVTTDGELIEPGMPVRVIAVRGRRIVVRMA is encoded by the coding sequence ATGCATCGCAGCCCGACGGCTTTCCTGCGGCTCGCCCGCCTCGCCCTGCTTCTCGCCTGCACGGTGCCGAGTTGGTCGCTGCCGGCTGGCGCGGCTCCGCCGACGGTGGTCGTGCCGGTCCGGCTGCCGATCACCGGGAGCCGGGACGAGCAGGTCGAGGGGGCGATCGTCCGCCGGCTCGACGCCCTGCGGGCGCAGGCGCCGGACCGCGGCGTGCTCATCCTCCGGTTCGACCCCGCGCAGGATGGCGAGGCGGCGGCGAGCGACTTCGGCCGGTCGGTCGAACTGGCGCGGTTTCTCTGTTCCGAACGGCTCTCCGGCGTGAAGACCGTCGCCTACCTGCCGGCGAGCGTCGCGGGCCATGCCGTGCTCCCGGTGCTGGCCTGCGAGGAGATCGTGATGGACCCGGAGGCGGTCCTCGGTCCGGCGAACGCAGCGGAGTCGTCGATCGACGCCACGACGCGGGCGGCCTACGCGCATGTCGCCGGCGTGCGGCGCACGGTGCCGGCGGCGGCCGCGGTGGCCCTGCTCGATCCCGATGCCCGGGTCGTGGTCGTGACCACGCAGGACGAGGGCGTGCAGGTCGTCGACGTGCGGGATCTGCCCGCGGTCCGCCGGCGCACCGCGGTCCTCGGAGAGCCGGAGCCGCTGCAGCCGGCGCCGCTGTCGCTTTCCGGTCGCCGCGCCCGGGAACTCGGCTTCGTCCGACTCCTCGCCCGGTCCCCGACGGAACTGGCGCAGGGCTTGGAACTCGACGTTCGTGCCGTGCAGGCCGCTCCGGCGATCGACGGCGGCTGGCGGCCGGTGCAGGTGGCCGTCAGCGGTCCGATCTCGGCCAGTGCCGTGGCCGGCGCCCGGTCGAAGATCGAGCGCGCGATCGCCGGTGGGGCAAACTTCATCTGCCTGCGGATCGACAGTCCCGGTGGCGCCCCCGAGCAGAGCCTCGTGCTCGCCGCATGGCTGGCGGGCCTCGATCCGGCCGCGGTGCGGACCGTTGCCTACGTGCCCAAGGAAGCCCGCAGCGATGCGGCGCTCGTGGCGCTGGCCTGTGACGAACTTGCCATCGCCCCCGCCGCGATCCTCGGCGGCGAGGGGGACGGCGTGGTCGACGAGCGCGGCGGGGAGGCGATCGCGGCGGCGTGGCGCGGGGCGGTCGCGAACCGTCGGGATCGATCGTGGTCGCTGCCCGTGGCCCTCGTCGTGCCGGGACTCGAGGTGCGGCGGGCGGAGCGGCAGGGGAGCGGCAGGGTCGATTTCTTCGGCAGGGCGGAACTGGCGGCGCGGGCCGACCGGGAGGCCTGGCAGCTCGGCCCGCCGGTCGGCACCGGGCCGATCCAGCTCAGCGGCCGCCGCGCGGAGGAACTCGGGCTGGCCGCGCACGTGGTCGACGACTTCGCGGCCCTGCGCAAGGCCTACGGGCTGGAGGGGCAGGTCGGCCTCGCCGAGCCGGGCTGGGCCGACCAGCTGCTGACGGCGCTGGCGAGCCCCGAGCTCGCCTGGCTGCTGCTGCTCGTTGGCGGCGCCGGGCTGTACCTCGAGCTCAAGACCCCCGGCGTCGGCCTCGGCGGCTTCGTGGCGATGGTGGCGTTCATCGTCTATTTCTGGAGCCAGCACCTGCACGGCACGTCCGGCTGGCTGGAGGTGATGCTGTTCCTGGCCGGGATCTTCTGCCTCGCGGTCGAGATCTTCGTGCTCCCCGGCGTCGGCGTGCTCGGGCTCGGCGGCGGCCTGCTCGTGATCGCCTCGATCGTGCTCGCCAGCCAGTCGTTCATCCTGCCCACCAACGACTACCAGATCCGGCAGATGCAGTGGTCGCTGCTCGGCATCCTCGGGGCCGGCATGGGCGTGGCGCTGATCGGCATGGCGCTGCGGCACGTGCTCCCCGCCACCCCGGTGCTCCGCGACGTGTTTCTCGCCCCGCCGCTGCCGCCGCCGGGTGACGACGGATTGCTCGGCGCGATGCTCGGCGCCGCGGGGGCGACCACCACGCGGCTGGCGCCCGCCGGCAAGGCGCGGATCGGGGGCGTGGTGCACGACGTCACGACCGACGGCGAACTGATCGAGCCCGGCATGCCGGTCCGCGTCATCGCGGTCCGGGGCCGGCGCATCGTCGTCAGGATGGCGTGA
- a CDS encoding UPF0365 protein: MLQYLPLVLIILGILVFLVGFAFVARYLRLWVQSYASSAGIGLFDLVAMSFKKVNPTVIVRSKIMAVQAGLGDSSGVTRQALEAHYLAGGRVPLVVQALIAARMAQIEELDFKLAAAIDLAGRNVREAVQTSVYPKVIDCPGKNSGRDSLDAVAKNGIQLKVKARVTVRTNLNQLIGGATEETIIARVGEGIVSAIGSSERHADVLENPEVISKTVLARRLDANTAFEIVSIDIAGIAVGANIGARLQADQAEADTRVARANAEGRRAMAVAREQEMIASIEEGRSGLVEAEAEIPRAVADSLASGKLGIFDYFKLRNLQADTDMRRSFATGVPPTAAAAAS, from the coding sequence ATGCTCCAGTACCTGCCGCTCGTCCTCATCATCCTTGGCATCCTCGTCTTTCTCGTCGGGTTCGCCTTCGTGGCCCGATACCTCCGGCTCTGGGTGCAGTCGTACGCCTCCAGCGCCGGCATCGGCCTGTTCGATCTCGTGGCGATGAGCTTCAAGAAGGTGAACCCCACGGTGATCGTCCGCAGCAAGATCATGGCCGTGCAGGCCGGCCTCGGCGACTCAAGCGGGGTCACCCGGCAGGCGCTCGAGGCCCACTACCTCGCCGGCGGCCGCGTCCCGCTCGTCGTCCAGGCGCTGATCGCGGCGCGGATGGCGCAGATCGAGGAGCTCGACTTCAAGCTCGCCGCCGCCATCGACCTCGCCGGCCGGAACGTCCGTGAGGCGGTGCAGACGAGCGTCTATCCGAAGGTCATCGACTGCCCGGGAAAGAACAGCGGCCGGGACTCGCTCGACGCCGTCGCCAAGAACGGCATCCAGCTCAAGGTCAAGGCCCGGGTCACGGTCCGCACGAACCTCAACCAGCTGATCGGCGGCGCCACCGAGGAGACGATCATCGCCCGCGTCGGCGAGGGGATCGTGTCGGCGATCGGCTCCTCCGAGCGGCACGCCGACGTCCTCGAGAACCCGGAGGTGATCTCGAAGACGGTGCTCGCCCGCCGGCTCGATGCCAACACGGCCTTCGAGATCGTGTCGATCGACATCGCCGGCATCGCCGTCGGGGCGAACATCGGCGCCCGGCTGCAGGCCGACCAGGCAGAGGCCGACACCCGTGTGGCCCGGGCCAACGCCGAGGGGCGCCGGGCAATGGCGGTGGCCCGCGAGCAGGAGATGATCGCCAGCATCGAGGAGGGTCGGTCCGGCCTCGTCGAGGCCGAGGCGGAGATCCCCCGCGCCGTGGCCGACTCGCTCGCCTCGGGCAAGCTCGGCATCTTCGATTATTTCAAGCTGCGGAACCTGCAGGCGGACACCGACATGCGCCGGTCGTTCGCGACGGGCGTTCCGCCGACGGCGGCGGCCGCCGCCTCGTGA